The following proteins are co-located in the Toxotes jaculatrix isolate fToxJac2 chromosome 9, fToxJac2.pri, whole genome shotgun sequence genome:
- the LOC121187473 gene encoding protein NipSnap homolog 2-like isoform X1, whose product MATGVLQRVSGGLGRAKGRATSAGQLVLWSSRGFATSSSRNREDSWFKSLFVRKVDPRKDAHSNLLTKNEESNLYKIQFHNVKPECLDAYNKLCEDVLPSIHADKYYPCELVGTWNTWYGEQDQAVHLWRYRGGYPALTEVMNKLRQNKDFTAYRKERGKMLLSRRNQLLLEFSFWNEPVPREGPNIYELRSYQLRPGTMIEWGNYWARAIGYRQQNQEAVGGFFSQIGNLYMVHHLWAYKDLQSREDTRNGAWQQEGWDEVVYYTVPLIQHMDSRIMIPTKASPLQ is encoded by the exons ATGGCGACTGGAGTCCTTCAGAGAGTCAGCGGAGGCTTGGGTCGAGCTAAAGGCAGGGCCACCTCGGCCGGTCAGCTCGTCCTCTGGAGCAG cagggGGTTTGCAACAtcaagcagcagaaacagagaggacagCTGGTTTAAATCACTGTTTGTGAGGAAAGTTGATCCAAGGAAAGATGCACACTCCAACCTACTGACCAAAAACGAGGAAAGTAACCTCTACAAAATTCAAT TCCATAATGTGAAGCCAGAGTGCCTGGATGCATACAACAAACTCTG TGAGGATGTTCTGCCCTCCATCCATGCTGATAAGTACTACCCCTGTGAACTGGTGGGAACCTGGAATACCTGGTATGGAGAACAGGACCAGGCTG TTCATCTTTGGCGTTACAGAGGTGGATACCCAGCTCTGACAGAGGTGATGAACAAGCTCAGACAGAACAAG GATTTCACAGCGTACAGGAAGGAGCGGGGTAAGATGCTGTTGTCCCGCAGGAACCAGCTTCTGTTGGAGTTCAGCTTCTGGAATGAGCCTGTACCCCGAGAGGGCCCCAACATCTATGAGCTCAGGTCCTACCAGCTCAGG CCAGGAACCATGATCGAGTGGGGTAATTACTG GGCCAGGGCCATTGGATACCGCCAACAGAACCAAGAGGCTGTGGGAGGGTTTTTCTCACAGATCGGCAACCTCTATATGGTTCATCACCTCTGGG CTTACAAAGACCTCCAGTCCAGAGAAGACACGAGGAATGGTGCCTGGCAGCAGGAGGGCTGGGACGAGGTGGTGTATTACACAG TTCCTCTAATTCAGCACATGGATTCCAGGATTATGATCCCGACAAAGGCTTCCCCACTGCAGTGA
- the LOC121187473 gene encoding protein NipSnap homolog 2-like isoform X2: protein MATGVLQRVSGGLGRAKGRATSAGQLVLWSRGFATSSSRNREDSWFKSLFVRKVDPRKDAHSNLLTKNEESNLYKIQFHNVKPECLDAYNKLCEDVLPSIHADKYYPCELVGTWNTWYGEQDQAVHLWRYRGGYPALTEVMNKLRQNKDFTAYRKERGKMLLSRRNQLLLEFSFWNEPVPREGPNIYELRSYQLRPGTMIEWGNYWARAIGYRQQNQEAVGGFFSQIGNLYMVHHLWAYKDLQSREDTRNGAWQQEGWDEVVYYTVPLIQHMDSRIMIPTKASPLQ, encoded by the exons ATGGCGACTGGAGTCCTTCAGAGAGTCAGCGGAGGCTTGGGTCGAGCTAAAGGCAGGGCCACCTCGGCCGGTCAGCTCGTCCTCTGGAGCAG ggGGTTTGCAACAtcaagcagcagaaacagagaggacagCTGGTTTAAATCACTGTTTGTGAGGAAAGTTGATCCAAGGAAAGATGCACACTCCAACCTACTGACCAAAAACGAGGAAAGTAACCTCTACAAAATTCAAT TCCATAATGTGAAGCCAGAGTGCCTGGATGCATACAACAAACTCTG TGAGGATGTTCTGCCCTCCATCCATGCTGATAAGTACTACCCCTGTGAACTGGTGGGAACCTGGAATACCTGGTATGGAGAACAGGACCAGGCTG TTCATCTTTGGCGTTACAGAGGTGGATACCCAGCTCTGACAGAGGTGATGAACAAGCTCAGACAGAACAAG GATTTCACAGCGTACAGGAAGGAGCGGGGTAAGATGCTGTTGTCCCGCAGGAACCAGCTTCTGTTGGAGTTCAGCTTCTGGAATGAGCCTGTACCCCGAGAGGGCCCCAACATCTATGAGCTCAGGTCCTACCAGCTCAGG CCAGGAACCATGATCGAGTGGGGTAATTACTG GGCCAGGGCCATTGGATACCGCCAACAGAACCAAGAGGCTGTGGGAGGGTTTTTCTCACAGATCGGCAACCTCTATATGGTTCATCACCTCTGGG CTTACAAAGACCTCCAGTCCAGAGAAGACACGAGGAATGGTGCCTGGCAGCAGGAGGGCTGGGACGAGGTGGTGTATTACACAG TTCCTCTAATTCAGCACATGGATTCCAGGATTATGATCCCGACAAAGGCTTCCCCACTGCAGTGA